The following are encoded in a window of Sutcliffiella horikoshii genomic DNA:
- the ilvC gene encoding ketol-acid reductoisomerase — MAAHMYYNDDISQAALNGKKVAVVGYGSQGHAHAQNLRDSGVEVVVGVRPGGSWEKAKEDGFQVYSVGEAVAQADVVMVLLPDERQPEVYKQEIEPHLTEGKALAFAHGFNVHFHQVVPPKDVDVFLVAPKGPGHLVRRVYEEGGGVPALFAVHQNASGEAKEVALAYSKAVGAGRAAVMETTFKEETETDLFGEQAVLCGGTTALVKAGFETLVEAGYQPEVAYFECLHELKLIVDLLYENGLEGMRYSISDTAQWGDFTAGPRVVNDGTKDEMRKILSEIQSGQFAKGWVLENQANRPMFHSINEQEKHHPLEVVGRELRAKMPFIQSKKKGVVGSAKG, encoded by the coding sequence ATGGCAGCACACATGTATTATAACGACGACATCTCCCAAGCAGCACTAAACGGCAAAAAGGTAGCAGTAGTAGGATATGGATCACAAGGCCATGCCCACGCACAAAATCTACGTGACAGCGGAGTAGAAGTAGTAGTAGGTGTTCGACCCGGCGGATCCTGGGAAAAAGCAAAAGAAGACGGATTCCAAGTATACTCCGTGGGAGAAGCAGTTGCCCAGGCAGACGTTGTAATGGTATTGCTACCTGACGAAAGGCAGCCCGAAGTATACAAACAAGAAATCGAACCACATCTAACAGAAGGGAAAGCATTGGCATTTGCCCACGGGTTCAATGTCCATTTCCATCAGGTAGTCCCTCCAAAAGACGTGGATGTATTCTTAGTCGCACCAAAAGGGCCTGGCCACTTAGTGAGACGTGTATATGAAGAAGGTGGCGGGGTACCTGCACTCTTTGCCGTCCATCAAAATGCATCAGGGGAAGCAAAAGAAGTTGCATTGGCCTATAGTAAAGCGGTAGGTGCAGGAAGAGCAGCAGTGATGGAAACCACATTTAAAGAAGAAACAGAAACAGATTTATTCGGAGAACAAGCAGTACTGTGCGGTGGAACAACTGCTCTAGTAAAAGCAGGATTTGAAACGTTGGTGGAAGCAGGTTACCAACCGGAAGTTGCTTACTTCGAGTGTTTACATGAACTTAAACTTATCGTAGATCTTTTATATGAAAATGGATTAGAGGGAATGCGCTACTCTATCTCAGACACTGCTCAGTGGGGTGATTTTACCGCAGGACCACGAGTGGTAAACGACGGAACAAAGGATGAAATGAGAAAAATCCTTTCGGAAATCCAATCCGGTCAATTCGCAAAAGGATGGGTGCTTGAAAACCAGGCAAACCGCCCAATGTTCCACTCCATCAATGAACAAGAAAAACATCACCCACTCGAAGTGGTAGGAAGGGAGCTCCGCGCGAAAATGCCATTCATCCAATCGAAGAAGAAAGGAGTCGTTGGCAGTGCGAAAGGTTGA
- the ilvB gene encoding biosynthetic-type acetolactate synthase large subunit translates to MSTVEESGTKVAQKLLTGSRMIVEALKEEKVEVIFGYPGGAVLNIYDALYDGGIPHLLTRHEQGAIHAAEGYARVTGRPGVVIATSGPGATNIVTGLADAMIDSLPLVVITGQVNSQVLGSDAFQEAPILGISMPITKHNFQVQDVKELPRIFKEAFHIASTGRPGPVLIDIPKDITATSGIYDYSKAVHLPGYKLQTEPDPQAVKKVAQALKKAEKPVILAGAGVLHSKATNELKELVAKTTIPVASTLLGLGSFPADHPLFLGMAGMHGTYTANMALYEADLIINIGARFDDRLTGNLQEFAKFAKVVHFDIDPSEIGKNVPTDYPVAGDAAKSLQLLLKELPETADTSSWLEQLLQSKEDYPLWYVEDGETFKPQKLVELVHELTKGEAIVTTDVGQHQMWAAQFHGFQKPDRWVTSGGLGTMGFGLPAAIGAQVAERPSTVVAVLGDAGFQMTLQELAVLKEYKLPVKVVLVNNQSMGMVRQWQQLFYKERYSESLLPNQPDYVKLSDAFGIKAAVVHSEVEFRTAFAEALATDEPYLLDCRVTPTENVYPMIAPGKGIQQMEGVKP, encoded by the coding sequence ATGAGTACAGTGGAAGAGAGCGGAACAAAGGTGGCGCAGAAGTTGCTGACAGGTTCACGGATGATTGTCGAAGCCTTAAAAGAAGAGAAAGTGGAAGTGATTTTCGGCTATCCAGGTGGCGCTGTACTAAACATTTACGACGCACTATATGACGGTGGTATTCCACATCTTTTAACAAGGCATGAACAAGGTGCCATCCATGCAGCGGAAGGGTACGCAAGGGTTACAGGGAGACCTGGGGTGGTCATTGCCACTTCTGGTCCTGGTGCCACCAATATCGTCACAGGACTTGCAGATGCTATGATAGATTCCCTCCCTCTTGTAGTCATCACAGGGCAAGTCAATTCACAAGTACTTGGATCAGATGCTTTTCAAGAGGCACCAATCTTAGGAATTTCGATGCCTATCACCAAACATAATTTTCAGGTCCAGGATGTCAAAGAGCTTCCAAGAATTTTTAAAGAAGCGTTCCATATTGCATCTACAGGTAGGCCGGGACCGGTATTGATTGACATACCAAAAGACATCACGGCTACTTCAGGGATTTACGACTATTCAAAAGCAGTGCACCTGCCTGGGTACAAGTTACAGACTGAACCTGATCCACAGGCAGTAAAAAAAGTAGCACAGGCCTTAAAGAAAGCGGAAAAGCCCGTCATTTTAGCTGGCGCAGGCGTTCTCCACAGTAAAGCAACTAATGAATTGAAGGAACTGGTTGCAAAAACGACAATTCCAGTAGCCAGTACATTACTTGGACTTGGCAGCTTTCCAGCAGACCACCCTCTATTTCTTGGAATGGCTGGGATGCACGGAACATATACGGCCAATATGGCCCTGTATGAAGCAGATTTAATCATTAATATCGGAGCAAGGTTTGATGACAGGTTGACAGGAAACCTGCAAGAATTCGCTAAGTTTGCAAAAGTGGTACATTTTGATATTGATCCATCCGAAATCGGCAAAAATGTTCCGACGGATTATCCAGTAGCCGGGGATGCAGCAAAGTCCCTTCAATTACTATTAAAAGAGTTACCAGAAACGGCGGATACAAGTAGTTGGCTCGAACAACTCCTTCAATCTAAAGAAGATTATCCGCTATGGTATGTAGAAGATGGAGAAACCTTCAAACCTCAAAAGCTTGTAGAACTTGTTCATGAACTAACAAAAGGAGAAGCGATTGTCACGACAGACGTTGGGCAGCATCAAATGTGGGCAGCGCAATTTCATGGATTTCAAAAACCGGATCGCTGGGTTACCTCCGGAGGACTCGGAACGATGGGTTTCGGTTTACCAGCAGCAATCGGCGCGCAGGTGGCAGAACGACCTTCTACAGTTGTAGCAGTACTTGGGGATGCTGGTTTCCAAATGACACTGCAGGAACTGGCTGTCCTGAAAGAATATAAACTTCCGGTAAAAGTTGTACTCGTAAACAATCAATCTATGGGAATGGTCCGACAATGGCAACAGCTCTTTTATAAAGAAAGATACTCAGAATCCTTACTGCCAAACCAACCGGATTACGTTAAACTGTCCGATGCTTTTGGAATCAAGGCTGCGGTTGTTCATAGTGAAGTAGAGTTCCGCACGGCATTTGCCGAAGCACTTGCTACAGATGAGCCATATTTATTAGATTGCCGGGTGACTCCAACGGAAAATGTGTATCCGATGATAGCTCCCGGAAAAGGAATTCAACAAATGGAAGGTGTGAAGCCATGA
- the ilvA gene encoding threonine ammonia-lyase IlvA: MARALQTRVTTKEVEHAYEVLKDVVVRTPLQLDTILSERYNCKVYLKREDQQVVRSFKIRGAYYSVHSLTEQQRAKGVVCASAGNHAQGVAFACKKLGIKGKIFMPTTTPRQKVSRVEFFGGEFTEVVLTGDTYDDSYQKAMEVCEMEGMKFIHPFDDRLTITGQATVGLEISEQLQEECSHVFMSIGGGGLISGVGSYLKDKRPNTKLIGVEPFGAPGMKQSLAQNEVVRLNEIDSFVDGAAVKQVGKLPFELTKDLADDVVLVPEGKVCTTILNLYNENAIIAEPAGALSIAALDFYKDEIAGKTVVCIVSGGNNDLDRMQEMKERSLIYEGLKHYFIVNFPQRAGALREFMEDVLGETDDITRFEYTKKNNRDKGPVLVGVELRKPDDYFAIIERMEKKGFTYIEINKDKQLFNLLI, translated from the coding sequence TTGGCAAGAGCATTACAAACAAGAGTGACTACAAAAGAAGTAGAGCATGCCTATGAGGTGCTGAAGGATGTGGTTGTCAGAACCCCGCTTCAGTTGGATACCATTCTATCAGAACGATATAACTGTAAAGTGTACTTGAAACGGGAAGATCAACAGGTGGTAAGATCCTTTAAGATTAGGGGAGCCTACTATTCGGTCCATAGTTTAACAGAGCAGCAACGAGCAAAAGGGGTAGTCTGTGCGAGTGCAGGTAACCATGCCCAAGGAGTTGCCTTTGCGTGCAAAAAGCTCGGTATAAAAGGGAAGATTTTTATGCCAACTACTACACCAAGACAAAAAGTGTCACGCGTAGAGTTTTTTGGTGGAGAGTTTACCGAAGTGGTTCTTACAGGTGACACGTACGATGATTCTTATCAGAAGGCGATGGAAGTTTGTGAAATGGAAGGGATGAAGTTTATCCACCCTTTTGACGATCGGTTAACGATTACCGGTCAAGCCACTGTAGGTTTGGAGATTTCTGAACAGTTGCAAGAGGAATGTTCCCATGTGTTTATGAGTATTGGTGGTGGGGGACTGATCTCAGGTGTGGGATCCTATCTGAAAGACAAGCGCCCTAATACAAAATTGATTGGTGTGGAACCATTCGGTGCTCCAGGTATGAAGCAATCATTGGCTCAAAATGAAGTGGTGCGATTGAATGAGATTGATAGCTTTGTAGATGGAGCGGCTGTAAAGCAGGTGGGAAAACTGCCTTTTGAGCTGACAAAAGACCTTGCTGATGATGTGGTATTGGTACCAGAAGGGAAAGTGTGTACCACCATCCTGAATCTTTACAACGAAAACGCCATAATTGCCGAGCCTGCGGGGGCATTGTCTATTGCAGCTCTTGATTTTTACAAGGATGAGATTGCCGGGAAGACAGTAGTCTGTATTGTGAGCGGGGGCAACAATGATTTGGACCGCATGCAGGAAATGAAAGAAAGGTCTCTAATCTATGAAGGGCTTAAACATTATTTCATTGTGAATTTCCCACAACGTGCAGGGGCATTGCGAGAATTTATGGAAGATGTCTTGGGAGAGACAGACGATATTACACGTTTTGAATACACCAAGAAAAATAACAGAGATAAGGGGCCGGTGTTGGTTGGCGTCGAATTACGAAAGCCTGACGATTATTTTGCCATTATTGAACGAATGGAAAAGAAAGGCTTCACCTATATCGAGATTAACAAAGATAAGCAGCTGTTTAATTTATTAATATAA
- the ilvD gene encoding dihydroxy-acid dehydratase, translating to MRSNTIKRGIDRAPHRSLLHAAGVKAEDMDKPFIGVCNSYVDIIPGHMHLNKFAEVVKEAIREAGGVPFEFNTIGVDDGIAMGHIGMRYSLPSRELIADSAETVINAHWFDGVFYIPNCDKITPGMLMAAARTNVPAVFVSGGPMEAGRTKDGKPLSLVSVFEGVGSVLSGKMSREELLEIESSACPTCGSCSGMFTANSMNTLMEMLGVALPGNGTMVATSDGRHQLIKDAAKHLMRQIEEDVRPRDIITKEAIDDAFALDMAMGGSTNTVLHTLAIAHEAGIEYKLEDINKIAERVPYLCKVSPASDYSMEDVHEAGGVSAIIKELCQMEGAIHPERITISGQTIKEVVDHAQIVNDQVIRKKDNPYSPVGGLSILFGNLAPNGGVIKVGAVDPSIKTFTGDAIVFESQEEAQEGINSGQVREGHVVVIRYEGPKGGPGMPEMLAPTSSIAGRGLSTKVALITDGRFSGASRGISIGHISPEAAEGGPIAFVENGDIIQIDLEKRSIHLLVESEELEARKQDWKQPECKVKSGYLARYAALVTSANTGGILKV from the coding sequence ATGAGAAGTAATACGATCAAGAGAGGTATCGATAGAGCACCACATAGAAGTTTGTTGCATGCAGCGGGCGTTAAGGCGGAGGATATGGATAAGCCGTTCATTGGTGTCTGTAACTCTTATGTGGATATCATCCCTGGGCATATGCATTTAAATAAGTTCGCTGAAGTGGTAAAGGAAGCAATCAGGGAAGCTGGGGGAGTTCCTTTCGAATTTAATACAATCGGAGTGGATGATGGAATTGCGATGGGGCATATTGGAATGCGCTATTCCTTACCAAGTAGAGAGCTGATTGCAGACTCAGCAGAAACAGTAATCAACGCCCACTGGTTTGATGGCGTCTTTTACATCCCCAATTGTGACAAAATCACACCAGGCATGCTGATGGCAGCGGCTAGAACCAACGTACCTGCTGTTTTTGTATCAGGCGGACCGATGGAAGCAGGTAGAACGAAGGATGGAAAACCATTATCACTTGTATCCGTCTTCGAAGGAGTAGGAAGCGTCCTATCCGGAAAAATGTCCCGTGAAGAGCTGCTAGAAATTGAATCTAGTGCGTGTCCAACATGCGGTTCCTGCTCAGGGATGTTTACGGCAAACTCTATGAATACACTGATGGAAATGCTCGGAGTAGCCCTACCTGGTAACGGTACCATGGTGGCAACATCAGACGGAAGACATCAACTGATCAAAGATGCAGCCAAGCATCTCATGCGACAAATTGAAGAAGATGTAAGACCGAGGGATATCATCACAAAAGAAGCAATCGACGACGCTTTTGCACTGGATATGGCAATGGGCGGATCGACCAATACCGTCCTACATACACTTGCCATCGCACACGAAGCTGGAATTGAATATAAACTTGAAGACATCAATAAGATTGCCGAAAGAGTACCTTATCTTTGCAAAGTTAGCCCTGCATCAGACTATTCCATGGAAGATGTACATGAGGCTGGAGGAGTAAGTGCTATCATCAAGGAGCTTTGTCAAATGGAAGGAGCTATCCATCCAGAAAGAATCACCATTTCCGGTCAAACCATCAAGGAAGTGGTAGATCATGCACAAATCGTAAACGACCAAGTAATCCGAAAGAAAGATAACCCATACAGTCCTGTTGGAGGACTAAGCATCCTGTTTGGTAATCTCGCGCCAAACGGAGGAGTCATTAAGGTAGGAGCGGTAGATCCGTCTATTAAGACCTTTACAGGAGACGCGATAGTTTTCGAATCACAAGAAGAAGCCCAAGAAGGAATAAATAGTGGGCAAGTTCGTGAAGGGCATGTTGTGGTAATCAGGTATGAAGGGCCAAAAGGGGGACCGGGAATGCCGGAGATGCTTGCACCGACATCCTCGATTGCAGGTCGAGGATTATCTACAAAAGTGGCACTTATCACAGATGGAAGATTTTCTGGTGCATCAAGAGGTATCTCCATTGGACATATCTCCCCGGAAGCGGCAGAAGGCGGACCAATTGCATTCGTGGAAAACGGAGACATCATCCAAATTGATTTGGAAAAACGCTCCATTCATCTATTAGTAGAGAGTGAAGAGTTAGAAGCAAGAAAGCAAGACTGGAAACAACCAGAATGTAAAGTGAAAAGCGGGTACCTTGCAAGATATGCAGCACTTGTGACTTCAGCCAATACTGGTGGAATCTTAAAAGTATAA
- a CDS encoding 2-isopropylmalate synthase, whose translation MRKVDIFDTTLRDGEQSAGVNLHPHEKLEIAIQLEKYGVDVMEAGFPASSYGDFQAVQQIARTIKKSRVVGLARSVKSDIDAVYEAVKDAKKNGVHVFLATSPIHMEYKLKKKPKEVVEAAVQAVEYAKQYFDHVQWSAEDATRSEWPFLAHIIEKVIDAGANVINLPDTVGYTTPLEYAQLITYIREHVPNIHKVKLSAHCHDDLGMAVSNSLAAIQSGVDQIEGTINGIGERAGNASLEEIIVALQIRKDVYEVETNIDLKQTVRTSNLVSKLTGMIVPQNKAVVGANAFAHESGIHQDGVLKNKSTYEVINPEMVGLHSNKMVLGKHSGSHAFKQRCEELGLFLSEEEGKKLFKAFKDLTVKKKEVTEDDIFALMMDSSVKGLFPHYRMETLQISYGSNIIPTTTIAIKTEDGEVLQESATGKGSVESVYNTISRILQKEISLLDYRIQSTTNGSDALAEVYVKINCEGEVSSGRGIEHDVLEASAKAYLDAVNRLSIKEKFSRYSAKGVEVG comes from the coding sequence GTGCGAAAGGTTGACATATTTGATACAACCCTAAGAGACGGTGAACAGTCAGCCGGAGTGAATCTTCACCCCCACGAGAAATTAGAAATAGCCATCCAGTTAGAAAAATACGGTGTAGATGTCATGGAGGCAGGGTTTCCTGCTTCCTCCTACGGGGACTTCCAAGCAGTCCAGCAAATAGCCAGAACCATCAAAAAGTCAAGAGTGGTAGGTCTCGCCCGTTCCGTAAAATCAGATATTGATGCCGTCTATGAAGCGGTGAAGGATGCTAAAAAGAATGGCGTTCACGTATTCTTGGCAACCTCCCCCATTCATATGGAGTATAAGTTAAAGAAAAAGCCGAAAGAAGTAGTGGAGGCAGCTGTTCAGGCAGTCGAATATGCAAAACAATATTTCGACCATGTGCAATGGTCTGCTGAAGACGCAACAAGAAGCGAATGGCCGTTCTTAGCTCATATTATTGAAAAGGTCATTGATGCCGGAGCAAATGTCATCAACCTTCCTGATACGGTAGGATACACGACTCCCCTTGAATATGCTCAACTAATCACATATATTCGCGAACATGTGCCGAATATCCATAAAGTAAAACTCTCAGCCCATTGCCATGATGACCTTGGAATGGCCGTTTCCAACTCACTCGCAGCCATCCAAAGCGGGGTCGATCAGATTGAGGGAACCATCAATGGAATCGGCGAACGTGCAGGAAATGCTTCCTTGGAAGAAATTATCGTTGCCCTTCAAATAAGAAAAGACGTGTACGAGGTGGAAACGAATATTGATTTAAAACAAACGGTCAGAACAAGCAATCTTGTCAGCAAACTGACCGGCATGATTGTTCCACAAAATAAAGCGGTTGTTGGGGCCAACGCCTTTGCACATGAATCAGGAATCCACCAGGATGGGGTGCTGAAAAACAAGAGTACCTATGAAGTGATCAATCCAGAGATGGTCGGTTTACACTCCAATAAAATGGTCCTTGGCAAGCACTCCGGCAGTCATGCCTTCAAGCAACGATGCGAGGAACTTGGATTATTTTTAAGTGAAGAAGAAGGAAAAAAGCTGTTTAAAGCATTCAAAGATCTTACAGTGAAAAAGAAAGAAGTTACCGAGGACGATATTTTTGCCTTGATGATGGATTCTTCCGTGAAGGGACTTTTCCCGCATTACCGAATGGAAACCCTACAAATCTCATATGGTTCCAATATTATTCCGACAACAACCATTGCCATTAAAACGGAGGACGGAGAAGTACTACAAGAATCCGCTACAGGTAAAGGCAGCGTCGAATCTGTATACAATACCATTTCTAGAATCCTGCAAAAAGAAATATCGTTGCTTGACTATCGCATTCAATCTACGACAAATGGTAGTGATGCGCTTGCAGAGGTGTATGTGAAAATAAACTGCGAAGGTGAAGTTTCAAGCGGTAGAGGAATAGAGCATGATGTGTTAGAAGCTTCTGCAAAAGCTTATCTGGATGCAGTCAATCGCTTATCGATAAAAGAAAAATTTTCAAGATACTCAGCAAAAGGGGTGGAGGTAGGATGA
- the ilvE gene encoding branched-chain-amino-acid transaminase: MCRYIYMNGQLVEKEKAVVSVYDHGFLYGDGVFEGIRMYNGNVFRLREHLERLYDSARSVLLDVPYTMSELEDIIVETLRKNKLHDTAYIRLVLSRGVGDLGLDPTKCKTPNLIVIAEQLALFPKELYDVGITMVTVPTRRNRPDILSPKVKSLNYLNNIMVKAEANMAGANEALTLNTEGYVAEGSGQNIFILKGNKLLTPPSYVGALEGITRNAIIDLANEMGYDVREEPFTRHDVYVADEVFLTGTAAEVIPVISLDGRKIADGKPGKETHKILNRFRQLVVEDGHKVYPEETQVGWEINGGVLLGEALNH; this comes from the coding sequence ATGTGTAGATACATCTATATGAATGGTCAGCTAGTAGAAAAAGAAAAGGCAGTTGTATCTGTATATGATCATGGATTCCTATATGGCGATGGCGTATTTGAAGGAATCCGAATGTATAACGGAAATGTATTCCGTCTTCGCGAACATCTTGAAAGATTGTACGATTCTGCAAGGTCTGTATTATTGGACGTCCCCTATACTATGTCTGAACTGGAAGATATTATCGTTGAGACTCTCAGAAAGAACAAATTGCATGATACGGCCTATATTCGACTAGTCCTATCAAGAGGAGTCGGCGATCTCGGTTTAGATCCCACAAAATGCAAAACTCCAAATCTAATTGTCATTGCTGAGCAACTGGCATTATTCCCAAAAGAACTGTACGACGTAGGAATTACAATGGTAACCGTTCCTACCCGTAGAAACCGTCCGGATATCTTAAGTCCGAAAGTTAAATCACTAAACTATTTAAACAACATCATGGTAAAAGCAGAAGCAAATATGGCGGGTGCCAATGAAGCACTAACACTTAACACAGAAGGTTATGTAGCAGAAGGATCGGGGCAGAACATCTTTATTCTAAAGGGCAACAAACTATTAACGCCGCCAAGCTATGTTGGGGCACTCGAAGGCATCACGCGAAATGCCATCATCGATCTCGCTAATGAAATGGGCTATGACGTTCGAGAAGAACCGTTTACTAGGCACGATGTATATGTAGCGGACGAAGTGTTCTTAACAGGAACCGCGGCTGAAGTAATCCCGGTCATCAGTTTGGACGGCAGAAAAATCGCAGACGGAAAACCAGGAAAAGAAACCCACAAAATCCTAAACCGCTTCCGCCAACTTGTCGTAGAAGACGGCCACAAAGTCTATCCAGAAGAAACCCAAGTAGGCTGGGAAATCAACGGCGGAGTGTTGTTGGGTGAAGCGTTGAATCATTAA
- the leuB gene encoding 3-isopropylmalate dehydrogenase, with product MSQFTISVLPGDGIGPEVVREALLILEQVAKNFQHTFTFNYGKVGGVAVDETGTPLPQETVELCKNSHAVLLGAVGGPKWDQETPERRPEAGLLGIRKALKLYANLRPVTLFESLIHASPLKREVVLDTDILIVRELTGGIYFGSPRERRQGRDGLEVIDTLHYTEKEMERIIRKGFDVAQGRKKKLTSVDKANVLESSRLWRETANRVAKEYPDVQLDHMLVDNAAMQLVRNPRQFDVIVTENMFGDILSDEASMLTGSLGMLPSASLGVGGPGLYEPIHGSAPDIAGKNVANPLATILSAAMLLRHSLGLEEEAASVERAVDLALEEGYRTQDIGSEWERLLGTAQMGEVVRSYLRSPIKS from the coding sequence ATGAGCCAGTTTACCATTAGTGTCCTGCCTGGTGACGGTATCGGCCCGGAAGTGGTAAGGGAAGCGCTCCTTATATTAGAGCAGGTGGCCAAGAATTTTCAACATACATTTACATTTAACTATGGCAAGGTAGGGGGAGTTGCTGTCGATGAGACAGGAACTCCTCTTCCACAAGAGACGGTGGAATTATGTAAAAACAGCCACGCGGTCCTTTTAGGAGCGGTTGGCGGACCAAAATGGGATCAAGAAACCCCTGAAAGAAGGCCGGAAGCTGGATTGCTCGGGATTCGCAAGGCCTTGAAGCTTTACGCGAACCTTCGTCCTGTCACCTTGTTTGAATCACTTATCCATGCATCTCCACTAAAAAGAGAAGTAGTTCTAGATACTGATATTTTAATAGTCAGGGAACTGACAGGCGGCATTTATTTTGGCTCTCCACGTGAAAGAAGACAAGGAAGGGATGGGCTAGAGGTAATAGACACGCTTCACTATACAGAAAAAGAAATGGAACGTATCATCCGAAAAGGTTTTGATGTCGCGCAAGGAAGGAAGAAAAAACTTACCTCTGTTGACAAGGCTAATGTATTAGAAAGCAGCAGGCTTTGGAGGGAAACGGCCAACCGGGTCGCGAAAGAATACCCAGATGTCCAATTAGATCACATGCTAGTGGACAATGCGGCCATGCAATTAGTCAGAAACCCAAGACAATTTGACGTAATCGTGACTGAAAATATGTTTGGAGACATTTTAAGTGATGAAGCTTCTATGCTGACAGGCTCACTCGGGATGTTGCCGTCAGCAAGTCTCGGGGTAGGCGGTCCAGGCCTATACGAACCTATCCACGGTTCTGCTCCTGATATTGCCGGCAAGAATGTAGCCAATCCATTAGCTACCATCCTGTCAGCCGCTATGCTTCTAAGGCACTCCCTAGGCTTAGAAGAAGAAGCGGCCTCTGTCGAACGAGCTGTAGACCTCGCACTAGAAGAAGGCTACCGCACCCAAGACATCGGCTCAGAATGGGAACGCCTCCTCGGCACCGCCCAAATGGGAGAAGTCGTAAGAAGCTACCTGAGATCACCAATTAAGAGCTGA
- the ilvN gene encoding acetolactate synthase small subunit — protein MKRTLSLLVNNQLGVLNRLTNLFLRKGLNIESLAVAPVNESSISLMTIVVNVVEEQEVEKIKLQLDKQIDVIQITDISEQIALTN, from the coding sequence ATGAAGCGAACATTGTCGCTCCTAGTAAACAACCAGCTTGGAGTTTTGAACCGATTGACCAATCTGTTTTTGCGAAAGGGATTAAACATTGAAAGCCTGGCAGTAGCGCCTGTCAACGAATCTTCCATTTCCCTCATGACCATCGTCGTTAACGTGGTCGAGGAACAAGAAGTGGAAAAAATAAAGCTCCAACTAGACAAACAAATCGACGTCATCCAAATCACCGACATCTCCGAGCAAATCGCTCTAACAAATTAA